From Lolium perenne isolate Kyuss_39 chromosome 5, Kyuss_2.0, whole genome shotgun sequence, a single genomic window includes:
- the LOC127303133 gene encoding putative F-box protein At5g62060 — protein MAAKRQRCAVLDEPMVLPDHLIEQILMRLPQKSLIRCRCLSRAWAATLSSGDFANSYHHVANIHGGPRIFGVQDLLDGHEPKVLAPLTRTLRVITVNSFPRFAMELPQMTALPEGRTTGRRGTSIDYIEKYESLGLGYDVHTKKHKVVRIYYSGQPMSTSSGCEVFEINGPTEMWRPTGEKPMGWIDRGSISVFAQEHVYWLAYHELYPRPKRIFIMSFSFRDEKLGTIQPPPLDTKDMTHELTELGGRLCLFTPYKNRYNIWLLDRYGPGGATWDLRYRIDIPLEVMPWGGSPLAIIDDGRRIVLTENSCPNQIYAYDPLTKKTENLLDWSIPNSYLGINGAAVYEESIASPGRQPCKDTVLISSPSTQALWLVLQLQLLPQRTIGRLMCVCRSWRSMICCHVPTH, from the exons ATGGCTGCTAAGCGTCAGCGATGTGCCGTCCTCGACGAGCCCATGGTGCTCCCCGACCATCTCATAGAGCAAATCCTCATGCGCTTGCCGCAGAAGTCACTGATTCGTTGCCGCTGCCTCTCCCGTGCCTGGGCCGCCACGCTCTCCTCGGGCGATTTTGCGAACTCCTACCACCACGTAGCCAACATCCACGGCGGCCCCAGGATCTTTGGCGTCCAGGACTTGCTAGACGGCCATGAGCCCAAGGTGCTCGCGCCACTTACAAGGACCCTGCGCGTTATCACTGTGAACAGCTTCCCACGCTTCGCCATGGAGTTGCC GCAGATGACGGCTCTGCCGGAGGGACGGACAACGGGCCGCCGTGGTACCTCCATAGATTACATAGAAAAGTATGAGAGCCTAGGGCTCGGCTACGACGTCCACACCAAGAAACACAAAGTTGTGCGCATCTACTACAGTGGCCAGCCCATGTCGACGTCCAGTGGCTGTGAAGTCTTTGAGATAAACGGCCCCACAGAAATGTGGCGGCCGACCGGTGAGAAGCCAATGGGTTGGATAGACAGAGGCAGTATCAGTGTCTTCGCGCAAGAACATGTGTACTGGTTAGCGTACCACGAGCTCTATCCTCGACCCAAAAGGATATTCATCATGTCCTTCTCGTTCAGAGATGAGAAGCTTGGGACTATACAGCCACCGCCATTGGACACGAAGGACATGACTCATGAGCTGACGGAGCTTGGCGGACGACTCTGCCTTTTCACCCCCTACAAAAATAGATATAACATCTGGCTGCTGGATCGGTATGGACCAGGAGGAGCTACATGGGATCTGCGATACCGAATCGACATACCACTAGAGGTCATGCCATGGGGGGGCAGCCCCCTCGCCATTATCGATGACGGCCGACGCATAGTCCTCACGGAAAATTCTTGCCCTAACCAAATATATGCATACGACCCTCTCACCAAGAAGACTGAGAACCTCCTCGATTGGTCCATCCCTAACTCCTACTTGGGCATAAACGGTGCTGCTGTATACGAGGAAAGCATCGCCTCCCCGGGACGGCAGCCTTGTAAAGATACCGTGTTGATCTCCTCACCGTCTACGCAGGCTCTATGGCTGGTCCTGCAGCTACAACTCCTGCCACAACGCACAATTGGAAGGCTTATGTGTGTCTGCCGGAGCTGGCGCTCCATGATATGTTGTCATGTTCCCACACACTGA